The following are encoded together in the Parambassis ranga chromosome 20, fParRan2.1, whole genome shotgun sequence genome:
- the ube2wb gene encoding putative ubiquitin-conjugating enzyme E2 W-B — MASMQKRLQKELLALQNDPPPGMTLNEKSVQNTITQWIVDMEGAPGTLYEGEKFQLLFKFSSRYPFDSPQVMFTGENIPVHPHVYSNGHICLSILTEDWSPALSVQSVCLSIISMLSSCKEKRRPPDNSFYVRTCNKNPKKTKWWYHDDTC; from the exons ATGGCGTCGATGCAG AAAAGGCTACAAAAGGAATTATTAGCCCTGCAAAATGATCCACCCCCAGGAATGACGCTCAACGAAAAAAGTGTACAGAACACCATCACACA GTGGATTGTAGATATGGAGGGAGCACCTGGCACACTGTATGAAGGGGAGAAGTTTCAGCTGCTTTTCAAATTTAGTAGTCGATATCCTTTTGACTCACCTCAG GTCATGTTCACAGGAGAGAATATACCTGTCCACCCACATGTGTATAGCAACGGtcacatctgtctgtctattCTAACGGAAGATTGGTCGCCAGCCCTCTCAGTGCAATCAGTTTGTCTTAGCATTATCAGCATGTTGTCCAGCTGCAAAGAAAAG AGACGACCGCCTGATAACTCCTTTTATGTAAGAACGTGTAACAAAaatccaaagaaaacaaaatggtgGTATCATG atgATACATGCTAA
- the eloca gene encoding elongin C paralog a encodes MDSEERTYGGCEGPDAMYVKLISSDGHEFIVKREHALTSGTIKAMLSGPGQFAENETNEVNFREIPSHVLSKVCMYFTYKVRYTNSSTEIPEFPIAPEIALELLMAANFLDC; translated from the exons ATGG ATAGTGAGGAGAGAACCTATGGTGGCTGTGAGGGGCCAGATGCCATGTATGTGAAGCTGATCTCTTCAGATGGCCATGAATTCATAGTGAAAAGAGAACACGCCTTGACATCTGGGACTATCAAAGCTATGTTAAGCGGGCCAG GACAATTTGCAGAGAATGAAACCAATGAAGTGAACTTCAGGGAGATCCCATCTCATGTCCTGTCCAAGGTCTGCATGTATTTCACCTACAAGGTCCGTTATACCAACAGCTCCACAGAAATACCTGAATTCCCTATCGCTCCTGAGATTGCATTGGAACTGCTCATGGCTGCAAACTTTCTGGATTGCTAA